Proteins encoded by one window of Burkholderia plantarii:
- a CDS encoding FecCD family ABC transporter permease, whose protein sequence is MTPGRAAAIWAALALAAGLVLVASLALGSVPIAPWHALGALFAPGGDALAGEIVTTLRLPRALAGFGCGALLALAGALLQVLLRNPLAEPYVLGVSGGAAGFALAAMIAGAAWWLVDAASFVGALLSIALVLGLTCRPLARGAGRATAGDARDASPRLLLTGVVIAAGWGALVTLMLSIAPDNRLRGILFWLAGDLGSAAPPWFALGALACAAAAALPVAPQLNVLLRGDTAAAALGVPVARLRLRILLIASLAAAAAVTTAGTIGFVGLVVPHALRLAFGNDQRMLLPAAMLAGGAVVTGADLVARTVIAPAQLPVGAITALLGVPVFLWMLLRRPAP, encoded by the coding sequence ATGACGCCCGGCCGGGCCGCCGCGATCTGGGCCGCGCTCGCGCTCGCGGCGGGGCTCGTGCTGGTCGCGTCGCTGGCGCTCGGCAGCGTGCCGATCGCGCCGTGGCACGCGCTTGGCGCGCTGTTCGCGCCGGGCGGCGACGCGCTCGCGGGCGAGATCGTCACCACGCTGCGCCTGCCGCGCGCGCTGGCCGGCTTCGGCTGCGGCGCGCTGCTGGCGCTGGCCGGGGCGCTGCTGCAGGTGCTGCTGCGCAATCCGCTCGCCGAGCCCTACGTGCTCGGCGTGTCGGGCGGCGCGGCCGGCTTCGCGCTGGCGGCGATGATCGCGGGCGCCGCATGGTGGCTCGTCGATGCGGCCTCGTTCGTCGGGGCGCTGCTGTCGATCGCGCTGGTGCTGGGCCTGACGTGCCGGCCATTGGCGCGCGGTGCGGGGCGCGCCACCGCGGGGGACGCGCGCGACGCGTCGCCGAGGCTGCTGCTGACCGGCGTCGTGATCGCGGCCGGCTGGGGCGCGCTCGTCACGCTGATGCTGTCGATCGCACCCGACAACCGCCTGCGCGGCATCCTGTTCTGGCTCGCGGGCGACCTCGGCAGCGCGGCGCCGCCGTGGTTCGCGCTTGGCGCGCTGGCCTGCGCCGCCGCCGCCGCGCTGCCGGTCGCGCCGCAGCTGAATGTGCTGCTGCGCGGCGACACCGCGGCTGCCGCGCTCGGCGTGCCGGTCGCGCGGCTGCGGCTGCGGATCCTGCTGATCGCCTCGCTGGCCGCCGCGGCAGCGGTCACCACGGCCGGCACCATCGGTTTCGTCGGGCTGGTCGTGCCGCATGCGCTGCGGCTCGCGTTCGGCAACGATCAGCGCATGCTGCTGCCGGCTGCGATGCTGGCCGGCGGCGCCGTCGTGACGGGCGCCGATCTGGTGGCGCGGACCGTGATCGCGCCCGCGCAGCTGCCGGTCGGCGCGATCACGGCGCTGCTCGGCGTGCCGGTGTTCCTGTGGATGCTGCTGCGCAGGCCCGCGCCATGA
- a CDS encoding TonB-dependent receptor plug domain-containing protein, protein MRTRLVRAMLAALCGLPGLARAQAAAPVAVSAAPSAPLASSSSSASAPTEAPAAGTAAAVPVALDSVVVTASRGPQKLADALPQTTLFTREDIDGGSATDLPGLLALAPGAQIVRNGGPGASTALFLRGAQSTQSLVLIDGVRVDSASLGAAQISQLPLEQIDHVEVVNGNVSSLYGSGAIGGVVQVFTRDGGDHPPRFWFSAGYGSYHTQSQDAGVSGRLDADGRTTFSLALSRDKTDGFSALNPAQQPGANPNANGNLTESVSAALKHRFASGWTAGVTYFQSNGENSYDNAFGLPTDLNTLYSRVQQASVFADGKLADWWTTHLRVSTGNDRSQSWFNGAYTDHFNTDNRQYTWQNDFRPARDQTIQAGYERLDQAFDSDEYSAPQRHVNSGWLGYTGRFGNSRFQANVRRDQYSDFGGANSYYLGYGLDLSEHWTVTASYSDAFRAPSFNDLYFPGASNPAIQPERSHSVEAALQYASDALGVMRLSLFQTRYTNLIQYVPDATGFVYTAQNVGRAKVQGVEGSWQGHLGKTDLRVSATLQNPVDESANQDLVRRARHFASFSANRAFGGWRVGGEWLASGARDDNGEPLGGYGIVNLTARYDITKAWYVSAHLDNLFNKDYQLAYAYNTPRRGAYVTIGWRQQ, encoded by the coding sequence ATGCGTACCCGTTTGGTTCGCGCCATGCTCGCCGCGCTCTGCGGCCTGCCCGGCCTCGCGCGGGCGCAGGCCGCCGCGCCTGTCGCCGTATCTGCAGCCCCATCCGCGCCGCTTGCGTCTTCGTCCTCGTCTGCCTCCGCGCCGACTGAGGCACCGGCTGCCGGCACGGCCGCCGCCGTGCCGGTCGCGCTCGACTCCGTCGTCGTGACCGCGAGCCGCGGCCCGCAGAAGCTCGCCGACGCGCTGCCGCAGACCACGCTGTTCACGCGCGAGGACATCGACGGCGGCAGCGCGACCGACCTGCCCGGGCTGCTCGCGCTCGCGCCCGGCGCGCAGATCGTGCGCAACGGCGGCCCCGGTGCCAGCACCGCGCTGTTCCTGCGCGGCGCGCAATCGACCCAGTCGCTGGTGCTGATCGACGGCGTGCGCGTCGATTCCGCGAGCCTGGGCGCCGCGCAGATCAGCCAGCTGCCGCTCGAGCAGATCGATCACGTCGAGGTGGTCAACGGCAACGTCTCGTCGCTGTACGGTTCGGGCGCGATCGGCGGCGTGGTGCAGGTGTTCACGCGCGACGGCGGCGATCATCCGCCGCGCTTCTGGTTCTCGGCCGGCTATGGCAGCTATCACACGCAGTCGCAGGACGCGGGCGTGTCGGGCCGGCTCGATGCCGACGGCCGCACCACGTTCTCGCTCGCGCTCTCGCGCGACAAGACCGACGGCTTCTCCGCGCTGAACCCGGCGCAGCAGCCGGGCGCGAACCCGAACGCGAACGGCAACCTCACCGAGAGCGTTTCGGCCGCGCTCAAGCATCGCTTCGCGAGCGGCTGGACGGCCGGCGTCACCTACTTCCAGTCGAACGGCGAGAACAGCTACGACAATGCGTTCGGCCTGCCCACCGACCTCAACACGCTCTATAGCCGCGTGCAGCAGGCCTCGGTGTTCGCCGACGGCAAGCTGGCCGACTGGTGGACCACGCATTTGCGCGTCTCGACCGGCAACGACCGCAGCCAGTCCTGGTTCAACGGCGCCTACACCGACCACTTCAACACCGACAACCGCCAGTACACCTGGCAGAACGATTTCCGTCCCGCGCGCGACCAGACCATCCAGGCGGGCTACGAGCGGCTCGACCAGGCGTTCGATTCGGACGAGTACTCGGCGCCGCAGCGCCACGTCAATTCGGGCTGGCTCGGCTACACGGGCCGCTTCGGCAACAGCCGGTTCCAGGCCAACGTCCGGCGCGACCAGTATTCGGATTTCGGCGGCGCGAACAGCTACTATCTCGGCTACGGCCTCGACCTGAGCGAGCACTGGACGGTCACGGCGAGCTATTCGGACGCGTTTCGCGCGCCGAGCTTCAACGACCTGTACTTCCCGGGCGCGAGCAATCCCGCGATCCAGCCGGAGCGCAGCCATTCGGTGGAGGCGGCGCTGCAGTACGCCTCGGACGCGCTCGGCGTGATGCGCCTGAGCCTGTTCCAGACGCGCTACACGAACCTGATCCAGTACGTGCCCGACGCCACCGGCTTCGTCTACACCGCGCAGAACGTCGGACGCGCCAAGGTGCAGGGCGTGGAGGGTTCGTGGCAGGGACATCTCGGCAAGACCGACCTGCGCGTGTCGGCGACGCTGCAGAATCCCGTCGACGAGAGCGCGAACCAGGATCTGGTGCGCCGCGCGCGGCACTTCGCGTCGTTCTCGGCGAACCGCGCGTTCGGGGGCTGGCGCGTGGGCGGCGAATGGCTCGCGAGCGGCGCGCGCGACGACAACGGCGAGCCGCTCGGCGGCTACGGCATCGTGAACCTGACGGCGCGCTACGACATCACCAAAGCGTGGTACGTGAGCGCGCATCTCGACAACCTGTTCAACAAGGACTACCAGCTTGCGTATGCGTACAACACGCCGCGCCGCGGCGCCTACGTCACGATCGGCTGGCGGCAGCAGTAG
- a CDS encoding cell division protein ZapA: MTTKQIEVSILGQAYRLACSPETEAALLEAVARVDAEMSKIRTNSSVRGTDRIAVMAALSLASELLRLQQSVRHGEAFPAEEIRRTMRHMNEQLGAVLAQHEAR, translated from the coding sequence ATGACCACCAAGCAGATCGAAGTCTCGATTCTCGGCCAGGCGTATCGCCTCGCGTGCTCGCCGGAAACCGAAGCGGCGCTGCTCGAGGCGGTCGCGCGCGTGGACGCCGAGATGTCGAAGATCCGCACCAACAGCTCGGTGCGCGGCACCGACCGGATCGCCGTGATGGCCGCGCTGTCGCTGGCCTCGGAGTTGCTTCGCCTGCAACAGAGCGTTCGTCACGGAGAAGCATTTCCCGCCGAGGAAATCCGGCGTACAATGCGCCACATGAACGAACAGCTCGGCGCGGTACTGGCCCAGCACGAAGCGCGATAA
- a CDS encoding EVE domain-containing protein has product MQFWLMKSEPDEASIDDLAAAPRRTLPWTGVRNYQARNFMRDTMQVGDGVLFYHSSCPEPGIAGLAEVSSTPYPDPTQFDADSPYYDPKSKPDAPRWTLVDVRFVKKTALVPLAALREHDELAGMRVLAKGNRLSITPVTRAEWRFITERLMK; this is encoded by the coding sequence ATGCAATTCTGGCTGATGAAATCCGAACCGGACGAGGCGAGCATCGACGATCTCGCCGCCGCGCCGCGCCGCACGCTGCCGTGGACCGGCGTGCGCAACTATCAGGCACGCAACTTCATGCGCGACACGATGCAGGTGGGCGACGGCGTGCTGTTCTACCACTCGAGCTGCCCCGAGCCGGGCATCGCCGGGCTCGCCGAGGTCTCGTCCACGCCGTATCCCGATCCGACCCAGTTCGACGCGGACAGTCCGTACTACGATCCGAAATCGAAACCGGACGCGCCGCGCTGGACGCTGGTGGACGTGCGCTTCGTGAAGAAGACGGCGCTCGTGCCGCTCGCCGCGCTGCGCGAGCATGACGAACTCGCCGGGATGCGCGTGCTCGCCAAGGGCAACCGGCTTTCGATCACGCCGGTCACGCGCGCCGAATGGCGCTTCATCACCGAACGGCTGATGAAGTGA
- a CDS encoding SIMPL domain-containing protein (The SIMPL domain is named for its presence in mouse protein SIMPL (signalling molecule that associates with mouse pelle-like kinase). Bacterial member BP26, from Brucella, was shown to assemble into a channel-like structure, while YggE from E. coli has been associated with resistance to oxidative stress.), protein MKKTAAALALAMSTLALSVAPAARAQVTPPPAGVLSLSAQASTDVPQDVVDITLFYEQEAKDPGSLTAELNRRADAALARARGVSGVSAHTGGFSVYPSTDRDGKISAWRGRTEVVLESRDFAAASKLAGDLSSSLQVGNVAFSLSPEAQRAAEQKLTSQAIQSFRDRAAEAAKAFGYSGFAIREVNVGGGRSVQPYPRMMAMDAAPMAAKAAAPIAVEGGKATVTVNVNGSVQMK, encoded by the coding sequence ATGAAAAAAACCGCTGCCGCACTCGCGCTCGCGATGTCCACGCTTGCCCTCTCCGTGGCCCCGGCCGCTCGCGCGCAGGTCACGCCGCCGCCCGCCGGCGTGCTGTCGCTGTCGGCCCAGGCCAGCACCGACGTACCGCAGGACGTGGTCGACATCACGCTGTTCTACGAGCAGGAAGCGAAGGACCCCGGCAGCCTGACGGCCGAACTGAACCGCCGCGCCGACGCCGCGCTCGCGCGTGCCCGCGGCGTGTCGGGCGTGAGCGCCCACACCGGCGGCTTCTCGGTGTACCCGAGCACCGACCGCGACGGCAAGATCTCGGCCTGGCGCGGCCGCACCGAGGTCGTGCTCGAATCGCGCGACTTCGCGGCCGCCTCGAAGCTGGCCGGCGACCTGTCGAGCTCGCTGCAGGTCGGCAACGTCGCGTTCTCGCTGTCGCCCGAAGCACAGCGCGCGGCCGAGCAGAAGCTGACCTCGCAGGCGATCCAGTCGTTTCGCGATCGCGCGGCCGAGGCCGCGAAGGCGTTCGGCTATAGCGGCTTCGCGATCCGCGAGGTGAACGTGGGCGGCGGGCGCAGCGTGCAGCCGTATCCGCGCATGATGGCGATGGACGCGGCGCCGATGGCCGCGAAGGCCGCCGCGCCGATCGCGGTCGAGGGCGGCAAGGCCACCGTCACGGTCAACGTCAACGGCTCGGTGCAGATGAAGTAA
- the lgt gene encoding prolipoprotein diacylglyceryl transferase gives MIIHPNFDPVAIHLGPLAVRWYGLMYLVGFIAAIVVGRVRLKLPHVAAQGWTAKDIDDMMFYGVLGVVLGGRLGYVLFYKAGYYFAHPLDIFRVWEGGMSFHGGFLGVLAAMVLFAWQRKRTWLQVTDFIAPMVPLGLAAGRFGNFINGELWGRVTSPDAPWAMLFPGASRDDALWLAAHQDLAAKWHLNEVFMQYQMLPRHPSQLYEIALEGITLFLVLFFFSRKARPVGAVSALFLVGYGLARFTVEFAREPDDFLGLLALGLSMGQWLSLPMVVAGVLLLIWAYRRKRAPEPA, from the coding sequence ATGATCATTCACCCCAATTTCGATCCCGTCGCGATTCATCTCGGACCGCTCGCCGTGCGCTGGTACGGGCTCATGTATCTCGTCGGCTTCATCGCGGCGATCGTCGTCGGCCGGGTGCGGCTCAAGCTGCCGCACGTCGCGGCGCAAGGCTGGACCGCCAAGGACATCGACGACATGATGTTCTACGGCGTGCTCGGCGTGGTGCTGGGCGGCCGGCTCGGCTACGTGCTGTTCTACAAGGCCGGTTATTACTTCGCGCATCCGCTCGACATCTTCCGCGTCTGGGAAGGCGGGATGTCGTTCCACGGCGGCTTCCTAGGGGTGCTGGCCGCGATGGTGCTGTTCGCGTGGCAGCGCAAGCGCACCTGGCTGCAGGTGACCGACTTCATCGCGCCGATGGTGCCGTTGGGCCTGGCGGCCGGGCGCTTCGGCAACTTCATCAACGGCGAGCTGTGGGGCCGCGTGACGAGCCCCGACGCGCCGTGGGCGATGCTGTTCCCGGGCGCCTCGCGCGACGACGCGCTCTGGCTCGCCGCGCACCAGGACCTCGCCGCGAAGTGGCACCTGAACGAGGTGTTCATGCAGTACCAGATGCTGCCGCGCCACCCGTCGCAGCTCTACGAGATCGCGCTCGAGGGGATCACGCTGTTCCTCGTGCTGTTCTTCTTCTCGCGCAAGGCCCGGCCTGTCGGCGCGGTGTCGGCGCTGTTCCTGGTCGGCTACGGGCTCGCGCGCTTCACCGTCGAGTTCGCGCGCGAACCCGACGACTTCCTCGGCCTGCTCGCGCTCGGGCTGTCGATGGGGCAGTGGCTGTCGCTGCCGATGGTGGTGGCCGGCGTGCTGCTGCTGATTTGGGCCTATCGTCGGAAGCGCGCGCCGGAACCGGCGTGA
- a CDS encoding LysR substrate-binding domain-containing protein, which produces MAEPTPDLRQWRYFVAVADERHFGRAATRLAMTQPPLSQAIRALEEALGVELFARTRRSVELTAVGAALLPEVRRLLAAADALPPLAASLARGESGTLALAFVSTADYGLLPQLLREFGTRYPRVRLKLTEATSDVQLELLAAGRIDAGLVIPPLPPRHASGLAYLAVAREPLVAAMPQELSDAPEAEPVRLAELADLPLVIFPRRLAPGFYDIITGCYGALGVTPRIGQEAIQMQTIVSLVSAGMGVALVPQSLRNLRRTGVVYRPLADEAPIVETGLVWRTREVSPVLAGFIEIVRHAAAA; this is translated from the coding sequence ATGGCGGAACCGACCCCGGATCTGCGGCAATGGCGGTATTTCGTGGCGGTGGCCGACGAGCGCCATTTCGGCCGCGCGGCGACGCGGCTCGCGATGACGCAGCCGCCGCTGTCGCAGGCGATCCGCGCGCTGGAGGAGGCGCTCGGCGTCGAGCTGTTCGCGCGCACGCGCCGTTCGGTCGAGTTGACGGCGGTGGGCGCGGCGCTGCTGCCCGAGGTGCGGCGCCTGCTGGCGGCCGCCGACGCGCTGCCGCCGCTGGCCGCGAGCCTCGCGCGCGGCGAGTCGGGCACGCTCGCGCTGGCGTTCGTCTCGACCGCCGACTACGGGCTGCTGCCGCAGTTGCTGCGCGAGTTCGGCACGCGCTATCCACGCGTGCGGCTGAAGCTGACCGAGGCGACCAGCGACGTCCAGCTCGAACTGCTCGCGGCCGGCCGGATCGACGCCGGGCTCGTGATTCCGCCGCTGCCGCCGCGCCACGCGTCAGGTCTCGCCTACCTGGCCGTGGCGCGCGAGCCGCTGGTGGCGGCGATGCCGCAGGAGCTGTCGGATGCGCCCGAAGCGGAGCCGGTGCGGCTTGCCGAACTGGCCGATCTGCCGCTCGTGATCTTCCCGCGCCGTTTGGCGCCCGGCTTTTATGACATCATTACGGGCTGCTACGGCGCGCTCGGCGTGACGCCGCGCATCGGCCAGGAGGCGATCCAGATGCAGACGATCGTCAGCCTCGTGTCGGCGGGCATGGGCGTCGCACTCGTGCCGCAATCGCTGCGTAACCTGCGGCGCACCGGCGTCGTCTATCGGCCGCTGGCGGACGAAGCGCCGATCGTCGAAACGGGCCTCGTCTGGCGCACGCGCGAGGTGAGCCCGGTGCTCGCAGGGTTCATCGAGATCGTGCGACACGCGGCGGCGGCCTGA
- the ilvD gene encoding dihydroxy-acid dehydratase → MSYNRRSKHITQGVARSPNRSMYYALGYEKDDFDKPMIGIANGHSTITPCNAGLQRLSDAAVAAVKAAGANPQIFGTPTISDGMSMGTEGMKYSLVSREVIADCIETCVQGQWMDGVVVVGGCDKNMPGGMIALARLNVPGIYVYGGTIRPGNWKGHDLTIVSSFEAVGEFTAGRMSREDFEGIERNACPSTGSCGGMYTANTMSSSFEALGMALPYSSTMANPDEEKVESAAESARVLVEAVKRDLKPRDIITKHSIENAVSVIMATGGSTNAVLHYLAIAHAAGIDWSIDDFERIRKRVPVICDLKPSGRYVATDLHRAGGIPQVMRILLDAGLLHGDCITITGRTIAQTLADVPGVPRADQQVIFPIDRALYNEGHLAILKGNLAEDGAVAKISGLKNPVITGPARVFDDEQSALEAILADRIRAGDVVVLRYLGPQGGPGMPEMLAPTSAIIGKGLGESVGLITDGRFSGGTWGMVVGHVAPEAYAGGTIGLVQEGDSITIDAHRLLLQLNVDDVELARRRAAWRRPAPRYTRGVLAKYAALALPANKGAVTG, encoded by the coding sequence ATGTCCTACAACCGTCGTTCGAAGCACATCACGCAAGGCGTCGCCCGCTCCCCGAATCGTTCGATGTACTACGCGCTCGGCTACGAGAAGGACGATTTCGACAAGCCGATGATCGGCATCGCCAACGGTCATTCCACCATCACGCCCTGCAACGCCGGGCTGCAGCGCCTGTCCGACGCGGCCGTGGCCGCCGTGAAGGCGGCCGGCGCGAATCCTCAGATCTTCGGCACGCCGACCATCTCCGACGGCATGTCGATGGGCACCGAGGGCATGAAGTATTCGCTCGTCTCGCGCGAGGTGATCGCCGACTGCATCGAGACCTGCGTGCAGGGCCAGTGGATGGACGGCGTGGTGGTGGTGGGCGGCTGCGACAAGAACATGCCGGGCGGCATGATCGCGCTCGCGCGGCTCAACGTGCCCGGCATCTACGTCTACGGCGGCACGATCCGCCCCGGCAACTGGAAGGGCCACGACCTGACCATCGTCTCGTCGTTCGAGGCGGTCGGCGAGTTCACGGCCGGCCGCATGTCGCGGGAGGATTTCGAGGGCATCGAGCGCAACGCCTGCCCGTCCACCGGATCGTGCGGCGGGATGTACACCGCGAACACCATGAGTTCGTCGTTCGAGGCGCTCGGCATGGCGCTGCCCTATTCGTCGACGATGGCCAACCCCGACGAGGAGAAGGTCGAGTCGGCCGCCGAATCCGCGCGCGTGCTGGTGGAAGCGGTCAAGCGCGATCTGAAACCGCGCGACATCATCACGAAGCATTCGATCGAGAACGCCGTGTCGGTGATCATGGCCACCGGCGGCTCGACCAACGCCGTACTGCACTATCTGGCGATCGCGCACGCCGCCGGGATCGACTGGTCGATCGACGACTTCGAACGGATTCGCAAACGCGTGCCGGTGATCTGCGACCTGAAGCCGTCGGGCCGCTACGTGGCCACCGACCTGCACCGCGCGGGCGGCATCCCGCAGGTGATGCGGATCCTGCTCGACGCGGGGCTGCTGCACGGCGACTGCATCACGATCACCGGCCGCACGATCGCGCAGACGCTGGCCGACGTGCCGGGCGTGCCGCGCGCGGACCAGCAGGTGATCTTCCCGATCGACCGGGCGCTCTACAACGAGGGCCATCTCGCGATCCTGAAGGGCAATCTCGCCGAGGACGGCGCGGTTGCGAAGATCAGCGGCCTGAAGAACCCCGTGATCACCGGGCCGGCGCGCGTGTTCGACGACGAGCAGAGCGCGCTCGAGGCGATCCTCGCCGACCGGATTCGCGCCGGCGACGTGGTCGTGCTGCGCTATCTCGGCCCGCAGGGCGGCCCCGGCATGCCGGAGATGCTCGCGCCGACCTCGGCCATCATCGGCAAGGGGCTCGGCGAATCGGTCGGCCTCATCACCGACGGCCGCTTCTCGGGCGGCACCTGGGGCATGGTGGTCGGCCACGTCGCGCCCGAAGCGTATGCGGGCGGCACCATCGGGCTCGTGCAGGAGGGCGATTCGATCACCATCGACGCGCACCGGCTGCTGCTGCAGCTGAACGTGGACGACGTCGAGCTGGCGCGCCGGCGCGCCGCCTGGCGGCGGCCGGCGCCGCGCTACACGCGCGGCGTGCTGGCGAAATACGCGGCGCTCGCGCTGCCCGCGAACAAGGGGGCGGTGACGGGCTGA
- a CDS encoding c-type cytochrome gives MRITLLRATAAALLIACTLAHAQQPASGPILAQRKNCMACHAVAAPLMGPSFHAIADRYLARADAVDYLAQSIVKGSVGVWGPVPMPANTQLTEDEAHTLAHWIMTLK, from the coding sequence ATGAGAATCACGCTCCTGCGAGCGACCGCTGCCGCGCTGCTGATCGCATGTACGCTTGCGCATGCCCAGCAACCCGCGAGCGGCCCGATACTCGCGCAACGCAAGAATTGCATGGCCTGCCATGCCGTGGCGGCTCCGCTGATGGGGCCGTCGTTCCACGCCATCGCCGATCGTTATCTCGCGCGCGCCGATGCGGTCGACTATCTCGCGCAATCGATCGTGAAAGGCAGCGTCGGCGTCTGGGGGCCGGTGCCGATGCCGGCCAACACGCAACTGACCGAAGACGAGGCGCACACGCTCGCCCACTGGATCATGACGCTGAAGTAG
- a CDS encoding DUF2486 family protein — protein MPDANHEFDIPVLTDVLVPGKLVPARSVTQPEAPAPRAGDVPDLPPEVAPELAASGLPPVEARAALSTVYDAPAGAAGADALPVSRLATGAEEAGRAEVPAAPRETQARASKSEVSPQERAALPEATFVAPESVPAHTPEATTSRQVELAPQAAADEPPLPESEAAPAGPHVSPTGAREVEQDVPDAPFVAPEPGVPPELAGAPEPLPEPPVDTVPNASEARFVPPEPLAPQELARAPGALVSPEPSAHQEVAAVPETPVAPHEREAAPAPVADPESYISPEPDAEAPPRAFTAAPEPAAARESVVEPSEPTVEAAPNAPEAHFPELAAARQFGVEPDAVYPQEAAAKVEPLAENPPFGSAEPPVPQALAAAPEPLASSAPPAHVEPSASEAVFVASEPAVPQEFAASPELLSPLKPDAASVTSPPAPTPHEAVETPLVRDDEHDAPDDASLAYALTNPEQAAEPVDAERAAAGSKLGTADAPVSEASPADNEVVARTGSALHAIEAMPPAAFAELTPFAADEPMPARFADHEAPPPVELQHGGPEPLPAVAPLAPAAPAIDAQRVAERLHGRVAGYLAGEGRALIDARCREVVQQHAAALAGEVSQQVLLALAPEIERWVSEAIGEALADREPPAA, from the coding sequence ATGCCCGACGCCAACCACGAGTTCGACATTCCTGTTCTGACCGATGTGCTGGTGCCCGGCAAGCTCGTGCCGGCGCGTTCCGTGACGCAGCCGGAGGCGCCTGCGCCGCGTGCCGGCGACGTTCCCGATCTGCCGCCGGAGGTTGCGCCCGAACTGGCCGCTTCCGGGCTGCCGCCGGTCGAGGCGCGCGCGGCGCTGTCGACGGTTTACGACGCGCCGGCCGGCGCGGCCGGGGCCGATGCGCTGCCGGTGTCGAGGCTGGCGACCGGGGCGGAGGAGGCTGGGCGGGCGGAGGTGCCCGCCGCGCCGAGAGAAACGCAGGCGCGGGCGTCGAAGTCCGAGGTTTCTCCGCAGGAGCGCGCGGCGTTGCCGGAAGCCACGTTCGTGGCGCCGGAGTCGGTGCCGGCGCATACGCCCGAAGCGACGACTTCCCGTCAGGTTGAATTGGCTCCGCAGGCTGCGGCAGACGAGCCGCCTTTGCCGGAGTCGGAGGCCGCACCGGCCGGGCCGCATGTGTCGCCAACCGGGGCCCGCGAGGTTGAGCAGGACGTTCCCGATGCGCCGTTCGTCGCGCCGGAGCCGGGGGTGCCGCCGGAGTTGGCTGGCGCGCCGGAGCCGTTGCCGGAACCGCCCGTCGATACGGTGCCGAATGCATCCGAGGCGCGGTTCGTTCCGCCTGAGCCGCTGGCGCCGCAAGAACTCGCCAGGGCGCCCGGGGCGCTGGTTTCGCCTGAACCGTCGGCGCATCAGGAAGTTGCCGCAGTGCCCGAGACGCCTGTTGCTCCGCACGAGCGGGAGGCGGCACCGGCGCCCGTGGCGGACCCCGAGTCGTACATTTCACCGGAGCCGGACGCCGAGGCGCCGCCGCGTGCATTCACCGCCGCGCCCGAGCCTGCCGCAGCACGGGAATCCGTAGTCGAGCCGTCCGAGCCGACCGTCGAGGCCGCACCGAACGCCCCGGAGGCGCATTTCCCCGAACTGGCGGCGGCACGGCAGTTCGGCGTCGAGCCCGATGCGGTTTATCCACAGGAGGCGGCCGCAAAAGTAGAGCCACTCGCGGAGAACCCGCCGTTCGGGTCGGCGGAGCCGCCGGTGCCCCAGGCACTCGCCGCGGCACCCGAGCCCCTCGCTTCGTCCGCACCGCCCGCGCACGTCGAGCCGAGTGCCTCGGAGGCCGTGTTCGTCGCGTCCGAGCCCGCGGTTCCACAGGAGTTCGCGGCAAGCCCGGAACTGCTTTCTCCACTGAAGCCCGACGCGGCATCCGTGACATCGCCGCCGGCTCCCACGCCGCACGAGGCGGTCGAAACGCCGCTCGTTCGCGACGACGAGCACGACGCCCCGGACGACGCCTCGCTTGCCTACGCGCTGACCAATCCGGAGCAGGCCGCCGAGCCAGTCGACGCCGAGCGGGCCGCCGCCGGCAGCAAGCTCGGCACCGCCGATGCGCCTGTCAGCGAAGCCTCGCCGGCCGATAACGAGGTCGTGGCCCGCACCGGCTCGGCGCTGCACGCCATCGAGGCGATGCCGCCCGCCGCGTTCGCCGAACTGACGCCGTTCGCCGCCGACGAGCCGATGCCGGCGCGCTTCGCCGATCACGAAGCGCCGCCCCCCGTCGAACTGCAGCACGGCGGCCCCGAGCCGCTGCCGGCAGTGGCCCCACTCGCGCCGGCGGCGCCAGCCATCGACGCGCAGCGCGTCGCCGAGCGGCTGCACGGCCGCGTTGCCGGCTATCTGGCCGGCGAAGGCCGCGCGCTGATCGACGCGCGCTGTCGCGAGGTGGTCCAGCAGCATGCGGCGGCGCTCGCGGGAGAAGTCTCGCAGCAGGTGCTGCTGGCGCTCGCGCCGGAAATCGAACGTTGGGTGAGCGAGGCGATTGGCGAAGCGCTCGCGGATCGCGAGCCGCCGGCGGCGTGA